One part of the Rickettsia akari str. Hartford genome encodes these proteins:
- the gltX gene encoding glutamate--tRNA ligase has product MTNVITRFAPSPTGFLHIGSARTALFNYLFARHNNGKFLLRIEDTDKERSTKAAVDAIFSGLKWLGLDWDAEVIFQSKRNDLYKKAALRLLKEGKAYYCFTSQEEIEKQRQKALENKQHFIFNSEWRDKEPDAYPTDVKPVIRLKTPREGRITIHDTLQGEVVIENSHIDDMVLLRADGTATYMLAVVADDHDMGITHIIRGDDHLTNAARQIAIYQALGYEVPSMTHIPLIHGADGAKLSKRHGALGVDAYKNMGYLPESLCNYLLRLGWSHGNDEIISMTQAIEWFNLDSLGKSPSRLDFAKMNSLNAYYLRMLDNDTLTAKTVEILKQNYKISDKEVSYIKQAMSSLLVRSETLLDLAQLAQIYLVDSPIVYNQDAKEIIENCNKDLIKQVTEGLNKIEKFDKESVQNKFKEIAAANDLKLSDIMKPVRALITGMDASPSVFAIAEILGKENILKRLETI; this is encoded by the coding sequence ATGACCAACGTAATTACTAGATTTGCTCCGTCACCGACGGGGTTTTTACATATAGGTTCGGCAAGAACTGCCCTTTTTAACTACTTGTTCGCAAGGCATAATAACGGTAAGTTTCTGCTCCGCATTGAAGATACCGATAAAGAAAGGTCAACTAAAGCAGCGGTAGACGCTATATTTTCAGGTCTAAAATGGCTAGGGCTTGATTGGGACGCGGAAGTTATATTCCAGTCTAAACGTAATGATCTTTACAAAAAAGCGGCTCTAAGACTCCTGAAAGAAGGTAAGGCATATTATTGTTTTACTAGCCAAGAAGAAATAGAAAAGCAGCGACAAAAAGCTTTAGAAAATAAACAGCATTTCATTTTTAATAGCGAGTGGCGTGATAAAGAACCTGACGCCTATCCTACTGATGTTAAGCCAGTAATACGTCTCAAAACTCCAAGAGAGGGCAGAATAACAATTCATGATACCTTACAAGGCGAGGTAGTAATTGAGAACTCTCATATAGACGATATGGTACTACTAAGGGCAGATGGCACTGCTACTTACATGCTAGCCGTAGTAGCAGACGATCATGATATGGGTATCACTCATATTATTAGAGGTGACGATCATTTAACCAATGCAGCAAGGCAAATTGCTATTTATCAGGCTCTCGGTTATGAAGTACCGAGCATGACTCATATACCGCTAATTCATGGAGCAGACGGAGCAAAACTATCAAAAAGACACGGAGCCTTAGGCGTTGACGCTTATAAAAATATGGGATATTTACCTGAAAGTTTGTGTAATTATTTATTGCGTCTCGGATGGAGTCACGGTAATGATGAAATTATATCAATGACTCAGGCTATAGAATGGTTTAATCTTGATTCGCTCGGTAAATCACCTTCTAGGCTTGATTTTGCTAAAATGAATAGCCTTAATGCTTATTACTTAAGAATGCTTGACAATGATACCTTAACTGCAAAGACTGTCGAGATATTGAAACAAAATTATAAGATTAGTGATAAAGAGGTAAGTTATATAAAACAAGCAATGTCAAGCTTGCTAGTTAGAAGCGAAACATTGCTAGATTTAGCACAGCTTGCTCAAATTTATCTCGTAGATTCGCCCATCGTCTACAACCAAGATGCAAAGGAAATTATAGAAAATTGCAATAAAGATTTGATCAAGCAAGTTACAGAAGGTTTAAACAAGATTGAGAAGTTTGATAAGGAATCCGTACAGAATAAATTTAAAGAAATAGCAGCAGCAAACGACTTAAAGCTGAGTGACATTATGAAGCCCGTAAGAGCTTTAATAACCGGCATGGACGCATCACCTAGCGTATTTGCAATTGCAGAAATTTTAGGAAAAGAAAATATTTTAAAAAGGTTAGAAACTATATGA
- a CDS encoding invasion associated locus B family protein produces the protein MKDCIKKVAFVLSGLFIITSTFILYRVTNVDASSTPKKYGSWTLNCTLNNEKKQLCFLSQQINNLEKDKEKEILAIYHIGYFNVEQEEQELKIIEQEEQELKIIEIVPSNVQIPAGTVINSGDKRIAAGKYINCTINGCQALAVITKDDLEMILSNDNYIELITADGKQAKISFIKDGLKEGLKALSR, from the coding sequence ATGAAAGATTGTATAAAAAAAGTTGCTTTTGTTCTTAGTGGATTATTTATAATAACCAGTACTTTTATTTTATACAGAGTAACAAATGTCGATGCTTCATCAACACCAAAAAAGTACGGATCTTGGACTTTAAATTGTACTCTTAATAATGAGAAAAAACAACTTTGCTTCTTATCACAACAAATTAATAATCTAGAAAAAGATAAAGAAAAGGAAATATTAGCCATTTATCACATAGGTTATTTCAATGTGGAGCAAGAAGAACAGGAATTAAAAATAATAGAACAAGAAGAACAGGAATTAAAAATAATAGAAATAGTCCCGTCAAATGTTCAAATTCCGGCAGGCACAGTCATTAATAGCGGTGACAAACGAATAGCAGCCGGAAAATACATAAATTGTACGATAAACGGCTGTCAGGCTTTGGCTGTTATTACAAAAGACGATTTAGAAATGATTTTATCTAATGATAATTATATAGAACTAATTACCGCAGACGGAAAACAAGCTAAAATTTCCTTTATAAAAGACGGCTTAAAGGAGGGTCTAAAAGCTTTGAGTAGATAG
- a CDS encoding guanosine polyphosphate pyrophosphohydrolase — MFMENIDVWQKKFEVCDDSKKLIDRIKYLNIIVDSSIDITEIKKGLYYTRKYNASQMHQSG, encoded by the coding sequence ATGTTTATGGAAAATATTGATGTTTGGCAGAAAAAATTTGAGGTTTGTGATGATAGTAAAAAACTAATTGATCGAATTAAATATTTGAATATTATAGTAGACTCATCTATAGATATAACAGAAATTAAAAAAGGTCTTTATTATACCCGTAAATATAATGCTTCTCAAATGCATCAATCAGGGTAA
- a CDS encoding HD domain-containing protein codes for MADFTALEAPKLYKSYMINVAILHDTIEDTIRTHADISKIFDKNTANSVERLTRIKPYSKIISGEILNLLIQEQRYDIALIKVFDRLHNLQTINAKFTEKTLETVKEIIESFLLIAAYLEIQTVE; via the coding sequence ATTGCAGATTTTACGGCTCTTGAAGCTCCTAAACTGTATAAATCATATATGATAAATGTGGCCATTCTTCATGATACTATAGAGGATACAATACGTACACATGCTGATATTAGTAAAATTTTTGATAAGAATACTGCCAATAGCGTAGAACGTTTAACAAGAATTAAGCCGTACAGTAAAATTATCTCCGGCGAAATATTAAATTTACTAATACAAGAACAAAGATATGACATTGCACTTATTAAAGTGTTTGATCGCCTACATAATTTACAAACTATAAATGCTAAATTTACGGAAAAGACTTTAGAAACAGTAAAAGAAATTATAGAAAGCTTCTTACTCATAGCAGCTTATTTAGAAATACAAACCGTAGAATAA
- the groL gene encoding chaperonin GroEL (60 kDa chaperone family; promotes refolding of misfolded polypeptides especially under stressful conditions; forms two stacked rings of heptamers to form a barrel-shaped 14mer; ends can be capped by GroES; misfolded proteins enter the barrel where they are refolded when GroES binds), which yields MATKLIKHGSKAREQMLEGIDVLADAVKVTLGPKGRNVLIEQSFGSPKITKDGVTVAKSIELKDKIRNAGAQLLKSAATKAAEVAGDGTTTATVLARALAREGNKLVAAGYNPMDLKRGMDLAVNAVVEEIKKSSKKINSQEEIAQVGTISSNGDKEIGEKIAKAMEEVGKEGVITVEEAKNFSFDVEVVKGMMFDRGYLSPYFVTNSEKMVAELENPFILLFEKKLSNLQPMLPILEAVVQSQRPLLIIAEDVEGEALATLVVNRLRGGLKVAAVKAPGFGDRRKAMMEDIAILTKGELITEDLGMKLENVSIKSLGTAKRVTVSKENTVIVDGSGDKKNIEDRVLQIKSQIAETTSDYDKEKLQERLAKLSGGVAVLKVGGATEVEVKERKDRVEDALAATRAAVEEGVVAGGGVTLLHASQTLTKLKVENKDQQAGIEIVIEALKDPLKQIIENAGENGGVVVGKLLEHNDKNYGFNAQDMQYVDMIKAGIIDPAKVVRTALQDAASVASLIITTETLIVDEPSDKEDAMPPMRGGMGGMGGMDF from the coding sequence ATGGCAACAAAACTTATTAAACACGGTTCAAAAGCTCGTGAGCAAATGCTAGAAGGCATTGACGTACTTGCAGATGCAGTAAAAGTTACTTTAGGTCCAAAAGGCAGAAATGTACTTATTGAGCAATCATTCGGTTCACCGAAAATTACCAAAGACGGTGTGACGGTTGCAAAATCGATCGAGTTAAAAGATAAAATTAGAAATGCTGGAGCTCAGCTATTAAAATCAGCTGCTACAAAAGCTGCAGAAGTAGCCGGTGACGGTACTACTACAGCTACGGTACTTGCTAGAGCATTAGCTCGTGAGGGTAATAAGTTAGTCGCAGCGGGCTATAATCCTATGGATTTAAAGCGTGGTATGGATTTAGCGGTAAACGCAGTAGTAGAAGAAATTAAAAAATCAAGTAAAAAAATCAATAGCCAAGAGGAAATTGCACAGGTTGGTACTATATCTTCAAACGGTGATAAGGAAATCGGTGAGAAAATTGCTAAGGCAATGGAGGAAGTCGGTAAAGAAGGCGTGATAACTGTTGAAGAAGCAAAGAATTTTAGCTTCGATGTTGAAGTAGTTAAAGGTATGATGTTTGATAGGGGTTATCTATCACCGTATTTTGTAACGAATTCCGAGAAAATGGTTGCTGAACTTGAAAATCCTTTCATATTGCTATTTGAAAAAAAATTATCAAATTTACAACCGATGTTACCTATACTTGAGGCTGTAGTACAATCACAACGCCCGTTGTTAATTATTGCTGAGGATGTTGAGGGCGAAGCTCTTGCAACGCTCGTGGTCAATAGATTACGTGGTGGTTTAAAAGTTGCGGCAGTAAAAGCGCCAGGTTTTGGTGATAGAAGAAAAGCAATGATGGAAGATATTGCTATCCTAACTAAAGGTGAGCTTATTACTGAAGATTTAGGTATGAAGCTTGAAAATGTGAGTATTAAAAGTCTAGGGACGGCAAAGAGAGTAACAGTTTCTAAAGAAAATACCGTAATTGTTGATGGTAGCGGTGATAAGAAAAATATTGAAGATAGGGTATTGCAAATTAAATCTCAAATAGCTGAAACTACTTCTGATTATGATAAAGAAAAACTACAAGAGCGTTTAGCTAAACTTTCCGGTGGTGTTGCCGTATTAAAGGTTGGTGGTGCTACGGAAGTTGAAGTGAAAGAGCGTAAAGATCGTGTTGAAGATGCGCTTGCTGCAACACGTGCTGCAGTTGAGGAAGGTGTTGTTGCCGGTGGCGGTGTAACATTACTTCATGCATCACAAACTTTAACAAAGCTTAAAGTCGAGAATAAGGATCAACAAGCAGGTATTGAGATAGTAATAGAAGCTTTAAAGGATCCGCTAAAACAGATTATTGAAAATGCCGGTGAAAACGGTGGCGTAGTAGTTGGTAAATTATTAGAACATAATGATAAAAATTATGGCTTTAATGCTCAAGATATGCAATATGTCGATATGATTAAAGCAGGAATTATTGATCCGGCTAAAGTAGTGCGTACTGCGCTTCAAGATGCTGCTTCCGTTGCTTCGTTAATTATTACCACGGAAACTTTAATTGTTGACGAACCTTCTGATAAAGAAGATGCAATGCCGCCAATGCGTGGTGGTATGGGCGGTATGGGCGGTATGGATTTCTAA
- a CDS encoding co-chaperone GroES, producing the protein MSFKPLHDRIAIKPIEHEEKTKGGIIIPDTAKEKPMQGEIVAVGNGVRNKKGEIHPLELKVGDKVLYGKWAGTEIEIKGEKLIVMKESDVFGIIN; encoded by the coding sequence ATGTCTTTTAAACCATTACATGATAGAATTGCAATAAAGCCTATCGAACACGAAGAAAAAACTAAAGGTGGAATTATTATTCCTGATACCGCAAAAGAAAAGCCGATGCAAGGTGAAATAGTAGCCGTAGGTAACGGTGTTCGTAATAAAAAAGGTGAAATTCATCCTTTAGAGCTCAAAGTAGGTGATAAAGTTTTATACGGTAAATGGGCAGGTACCGAAATTGAAATTAAAGGCGAAAAACTGATCGTTATGAAAGAAAGCGATGTATTTGGTATTATTAATTAA
- a CDS encoding glycosyltransferase, translating to MIKEIALYNLPFYFHIILVPRSIPRTKPKALNYALEYSCGEYLVVYDAADKPEPENLLKALTTFRSLSDEYVCLQDKLNFYNENENI from the coding sequence ATGATTAAAGAAATAGCCTTATATAATTTACCGTTTTATTTTCATATTATACTTGTTCCAAGAAGTATACCAAGAACTAAACCGAAAGCTCTTAATTATGCTTTAGAATATTCATGTGGTGAGTATCTAGTAGTATATGATGCTGCAGATAAACCTGAACCTGAAAATCTACTTAAAGCTCTAACAACGTTTAGAAGTTTATCTGATGAATATGTTTGTCTTCAGGATAAGCTCAATTTTTATAATGAAAATGAGAATATTTGA
- the rph gene encoding ribonuclease PH, whose amino-acid sequence MRQSGRKSNQLRPISLELSPLINTEGSCIIKIGNTHVMCSATCETTVPPFLRGQNQGWVTAEYGMLPGSTSQRIKREAAQGKQGGRTQEIQRLIGRSMRCVMDLKKLGERQIIIDCDVINADGGTRTASITGSYVALHLAIRSLMKKRILKVNPLISQIAAVSCGIYKGEAILDLDYLEDSDAEVDSNFVFAGNGNLIEVQGTAEQEPFSEEQFIEMLKLAKCGAAELFKLQNQVLLGT is encoded by the coding sequence ATGAGACAGTCAGGAAGAAAAAGCAACCAATTACGTCCTATTTCATTAGAATTATCACCGCTTATTAATACGGAAGGTTCGTGCATTATTAAAATCGGTAATACGCATGTCATGTGTAGTGCTACTTGCGAAACTACCGTACCACCGTTTTTACGAGGGCAAAATCAAGGTTGGGTTACCGCTGAGTACGGCATGCTCCCAGGCTCTACATCCCAGCGTATTAAAAGAGAAGCAGCACAAGGGAAGCAAGGCGGAAGAACCCAAGAAATACAGCGTTTGATAGGAAGAAGCATGCGATGTGTAATGGACTTGAAGAAACTGGGTGAGAGGCAGATTATTATAGATTGTGACGTTATTAATGCCGATGGTGGTACTAGAACGGCATCGATAACAGGAAGCTATGTAGCATTACACCTAGCTATTAGATCATTGATGAAAAAGAGAATTTTAAAGGTCAATCCCTTAATTAGTCAAATTGCAGCTGTTTCTTGCGGTATATATAAAGGTGAGGCGATACTAGATTTGGATTATTTAGAAGATAGTGATGCTGAAGTGGATAGTAATTTTGTATTTGCAGGTAACGGTAATTTAATCGAAGTACAAGGCACGGCAGAGCAAGAACCTTTTTCCGAAGAGCAGTTTATAGAAATGTTAAAACTTGCTAAATGCGGTGCAGCAGAATTATTTAAACTACAAAATCAAGTGCTGCTTGGGACTTAG
- the grpE gene encoding nucleotide exchange factor GrpE: MIDDNIENNEQTINDIAEEIVEKANPEITELKAEIEELKDRLIRTTAEIDNTRKRLEKARDEAKDYAIATFAKELLNVSDNLSRALAHKPANSDIEVTNIIAGVQMTKDELDKIFHRHHIEEIKPEIGSMFDYNLHNAISQIEHPDHEPNSIITLMQSGYKIRDRLLRPATVQVAKKS, from the coding sequence ATGATAGATGATAATATAGAAAATAATGAACAAACCATAAATGATATTGCTGAAGAGATAGTTGAAAAGGCAAATCCGGAAATAACAGAGTTAAAAGCAGAAATTGAAGAGCTAAAAGACAGACTCATTAGAACTACTGCCGAAATAGACAATACAAGAAAACGTTTAGAAAAAGCACGTGACGAAGCAAAAGATTATGCAATTGCTACATTTGCTAAGGAGCTACTAAATGTTAGTGATAATCTTTCAAGAGCATTAGCACATAAGCCGGCAAATTCTGATATAGAAGTCACAAATATTATTGCAGGCGTTCAGATGACTAAAGATGAACTGGATAAAATCTTTCATAGACATCATATTGAAGAAATAAAGCCTGAAATAGGATCAATGTTCGACTATAATTTACATAATGCAATTTCGCAGATAGAACATCCTGATCATGAACCGAATAGCATTATTACTTTAATGCAATCAGGATATAAAATTAGAGATAGGCTGCTTCGCCCTGCTACCGTACAAGTAGCTAAAAAATCTTAA
- a CDS encoding AI-2E family transporter: MNITAIFWLVFLGLFISGFMLISDAVKPFFIAFIISYLLQPAIGLIASKFKISNKFASSIIYLIFLSMFFLSLTILVPIIYGQIFTFINNIPKYKNYLQAEILPPIMAKIYLIEPDIADKIKNSLTNFINSIFTILGSIANNFWRYTIITINIFVLFLLIPIILFYFLRDWAKIITNMKSLLPIKTRPKILEILSAINNLLSAYIRGQLNICLLLSTYYSIAFTIIGIDLAILLGIVTGFLVIIPFLGTFISFLLTLIISYLTFGINTKLLYIMIIYLVGNICESYILTPKIIGDKIGLHPLWIIFSIFACGSLFGIIGIFFAIPIAGITKILLLNLIKFYKSSKFYRTNG, from the coding sequence ATGAATATAACCGCTATATTTTGGCTAGTTTTTTTAGGGCTTTTTATAAGCGGTTTTATGCTAATTTCAGACGCAGTAAAACCATTTTTTATCGCATTTATAATATCTTACTTACTACAACCTGCTATAGGTCTTATTGCATCAAAATTTAAAATATCAAATAAATTTGCATCAAGCATAATTTATCTGATATTTTTGAGCATGTTTTTCTTAAGCTTAACTATTTTAGTGCCGATAATTTATGGACAAATTTTTACTTTTATAAATAATATTCCAAAATATAAAAATTATTTACAAGCAGAAATATTGCCGCCTATAATGGCAAAAATTTATTTGATAGAACCTGATATTGCCGATAAAATTAAGAATTCTTTAACCAATTTTATAAATAGCATATTTACTATACTTGGCAGTATTGCTAATAATTTTTGGCGTTATACCATTATTACCATTAACATATTTGTTTTATTTTTACTTATACCTATAATATTATTCTATTTCCTACGTGATTGGGCGAAAATTATTACAAACATGAAATCATTATTACCTATAAAAACCCGACCGAAAATTCTAGAAATATTATCGGCAATTAATAATCTGTTATCTGCTTACATAAGAGGACAGCTAAATATTTGCTTATTATTATCTACTTATTATAGTATTGCATTTACCATAATAGGTATTGATCTTGCTATTTTACTTGGCATTGTAACAGGATTTTTAGTTATTATTCCTTTCCTTGGCACTTTTATATCGTTTCTTTTAACTCTAATTATAAGCTATTTAACTTTTGGCATAAATACCAAATTACTATATATAATGATAATTTATCTAGTTGGAAATATTTGTGAGTCTTATATCTTAACCCCTAAAATTATCGGCGATAAAATAGGGTTGCATCCTCTTTGGATTATATTCTCGATTTTTGCCTGCGGCAGTTTATTTGGAATTATTGGAATATTTTTTGCTATACCGATTGCAGGGATTACAAAAATTTTACTCTTGAATCTAATTAAATTTTATAAATCTAGTAAGTTCTATCGAACAAACGGCTAA
- a CDS encoding HdaA/DnaA family protein translates to MQQYIFRFTTSNKYHHDEFIVSSSNEQAYNIVKNWQYSFGVNPYKFTVLIKGPSSSGKTYLTKIWQNLSNAYIIKDSFFNAEILEKYNACIIEDIENWQEPALLHIFNIINEKQKYLLLTSSDKTRNFTLPDLSSRIKSVLSIALNSPDDELIKILIFKHFSISSVTISGQIIDFLLVNLPREYSKIIEILENINHSALISKRKITTSLVKEVLNNYHHKIL, encoded by the coding sequence ATGCAGCAATATATATTTCGTTTTACTACTTCTAATAAATATCATCATGATGAGTTTATTGTTTCTAGTTCTAATGAACAAGCTTATAATATTGTAAAAAATTGGCAGTACAGCTTTGGCGTTAATCCTTATAAATTTACTGTACTAATTAAAGGGCCTTCTTCATCAGGAAAAACTTATTTAACCAAAATATGGCAAAATTTAAGCAATGCCTATATTATTAAAGATAGTTTTTTTAATGCAGAAATTTTAGAAAAATACAATGCTTGTATCATTGAAGATATTGAAAACTGGCAAGAGCCGGCATTACTTCATATATTTAATATTATTAACGAAAAACAAAAATATCTTTTGCTTACCTCATCTGATAAAACCAGAAACTTTACTTTACCAGATTTATCTTCACGTATTAAATCAGTACTTAGTATAGCATTAAACTCACCTGACGATGAATTAATCAAAATTCTAATATTTAAGCATTTTTCTATTTCTTCGGTCACAATATCCGGACAGATAATAGATTTTCTTTTAGTAAATTTGCCTAGGGAATATTCTAAAATTATAGAAATATTAGAAAATATTAACCATTCTGCTTTAATTTCTAAAAGAAAAATAACAACATCATTAGTAAAAGAAGTTTTAAATAACTATCATCATAAAATATTATAA
- a CDS encoding proline/betaine transporter — translation MPKVDASTTWIVTICRIVQCMSSMGERVRAALYLTESVGVPKRFPDIVFVGIYDSLVLTVALGVVTLVTSYGFNWRIAFWVGAGIAFIGSAARTTLHETPDFVDAKHRIQETIKDSNIINVAKIKNNHV, via the coding sequence ATGCCAAAAGTGGATGCTAGTACCACTTGGATAGTAACAATATGCCGTATAGTGCAATGTATGTCGTCCATGGGAGAAAGAGTAAGAGCAGCATTATATTTAACGGAATCCGTAGGAGTTCCTAAACGCTTTCCTGACATAGTATTTGTAGGGATATATGACAGCTTAGTATTAACTGTCGCCCTTGGCGTAGTAACCTTAGTTACATCCTATGGCTTTAATTGGCGTATCGCATTTTGGGTAGGTGCAGGCATTGCTTTTATAGGTAGTGCTGCTAGGACTACTTTACATGAAACACCGGATTTTGTTGATGCTAAGCATAGAATACAAGAAACTATAAAAGACAGTAATATAATTAATGTAGCAAAGATAAAAAATAACCATGTATAG
- the rpsT gene encoding 30S ribosomal protein S20: protein MANHSSAKKAARQTVKRTLINKARSSAIKTFIKKVVHEISLGNKENANLALSVAQSKIMQGVKKNIIKLNTASRKISRLSKQIKSLNESK, encoded by the coding sequence ATGGCTAATCATTCTTCAGCAAAAAAAGCTGCTAGACAGACAGTAAAAAGAACTCTAATCAATAAAGCAAGATCTAGTGCAATAAAAACTTTTATAAAGAAAGTTGTACATGAAATCAGTCTTGGTAATAAAGAAAATGCTAACCTAGCTTTATCTGTTGCTCAGTCTAAGATAATGCAAGGTGTGAAAAAAAATATAATTAAATTAAATACGGCTTCAAGAAAAATCAGCAGGTTATCAAAACAAATAAAAAGTTTGAACGAAAGTAAATAA
- the rplQ gene encoding 50S ribosomal protein L17, whose amino-acid sequence MRHKINGRKLNVTSSHRRAMLANMAVALVTHEQIKTTLPKAKELRPYIENLITKAKKADLTVRRSVLSKIKDKKAVEKLIHILGARYKDRPGGYTRIIKAGFRYGDLAPIAYIEFVDRDINVKGNIQQDDNEEIKI is encoded by the coding sequence ATGCGACATAAAATTAATGGTAGAAAGTTAAACGTAACAAGTAGTCATAGGCGAGCAATGCTCGCTAATATGGCTGTGGCACTTGTAACACATGAACAAATTAAAACTACTTTACCAAAAGCTAAGGAATTAAGACCTTACATTGAAAATCTAATTACTAAAGCTAAAAAAGCTGATTTAACGGTAAGAAGAAGCGTTTTATCAAAAATAAAAGATAAAAAAGCAGTAGAAAAGCTTATACATATTTTAGGTGCTAGATATAAAGATAGACCTGGTGGTTATACTAGAATAATAAAAGCCGGATTTCGTTATGGTGATTTAGCACCGATAGCGTATATTGAATTTGTAGATAGAGATATTAATGTTAAAGGAAATATACAGCAAGATGATAATGAAGAAATTAAAATATAA
- a CDS encoding DNA-directed RNA polymerase subunit alpha, whose product MLSLSKNWNTLIKPNRVAYENFPEINNKAKIVVEPLERGFGLTLGNAMRRVLLSSLQGAAITSIKIPAIEHEFSSIPGVKEDVSEVILNIKGVELKMHVAEKRIMKLKATGPCVVTAGMIETGHDVEILNPDHIICNLAKNKQLEMALTCKVGKGYVLSTNSYEDDLPIGEIAIDALFNPVKSVTYKVENTRVGQVTDYDKLIMFVETNGGLLPEMAVGLAARILQEQLQLFISFEEHEEDKQVKTDTLPFSPYLLKRVDELELSVRSANCLKNDNIIYIGDLVKRTESDMLRTPNFGRKSLNEIKEILAKFNLRFGMDVPDWPPENIQELSKRYEDSYN is encoded by the coding sequence ATGTTATCGTTAAGTAAAAATTGGAATACTTTAATAAAGCCGAATAGAGTTGCTTATGAAAATTTTCCGGAAATCAATAATAAAGCTAAAATTGTAGTTGAACCTTTAGAAAGAGGTTTTGGTTTAACACTCGGTAATGCTATGAGAAGAGTGTTACTATCTTCTTTACAAGGAGCGGCTATCACTTCTATAAAGATTCCTGCTATAGAACATGAATTTTCTTCTATACCCGGTGTAAAAGAAGATGTATCTGAAGTGATTTTAAACATTAAAGGTGTTGAATTAAAAATGCATGTTGCAGAAAAACGTATAATGAAATTAAAAGCAACGGGACCTTGTGTTGTAACAGCCGGTATGATTGAAACAGGGCATGATGTAGAAATACTGAATCCTGATCATATAATTTGTAATCTAGCTAAGAACAAGCAACTTGAAATGGCATTAACTTGTAAGGTTGGTAAAGGATATGTACTTAGCACAAATAGCTATGAGGATGATTTACCTATTGGTGAAATAGCTATAGATGCTTTATTTAACCCGGTCAAGAGTGTTACTTATAAGGTAGAAAATACTAGGGTAGGTCAGGTTACCGACTATGATAAATTAATCATGTTTGTAGAAACTAACGGTGGTTTATTACCTGAAATGGCTGTGGGTTTAGCTGCACGTATCTTACAAGAGCAATTACAATTATTTATTTCTTTTGAAGAACATGAAGAAGATAAGCAAGTTAAAACTGATACTTTACCATTTTCACCTTATTTACTTAAGAGAGTTGATGAATTGGAATTATCGGTGAGATCGGCAAATTGTTTGAAAAATGATAATATAATATATATAGGGGATCTAGTAAAAAGAACGGAATCTGATATGCTTAGAACTCCAAATTTCGGTAGAAAATCTTTAAATGAAATTAAAGAAATATTGGCGAAATTTAATTTGAGATTTGGTATGGATGTACCGGATTGGCCACCGGAAAATATTCAAGAATTATCTAAACGTTATGAAGATTCTTATAATTAA